In a single window of the Helicoverpa zea isolate HzStark_Cry1AcR chromosome 9, ilHelZeax1.1, whole genome shotgun sequence genome:
- the LOC124633359 gene encoding innexin inx2-like — MIDLFMPFRAFLKFENVCTDNNVFQMHYKVTVIMLLVFTLLVTSKQFFGEPIHCMNDNEKDTDRDAVNSYCWIYGTYSLKSRFVGVEGKDMAYPGVGPNTGDNDEQIKHTYYQWVCFVLLGQSVMFYTPRYLWKFWEGGRLKALAADLSSPVTKDCTEFRRGELVSYLSYQRDTNLHTHNMYALRYAFCEILNLLNVVGQIFLLDIFLGGAFRNYGAAVAAFSHTPRLPADMTDFVAANPMDQFFPKLTKCWLRSYGPSGTLQMKDRLCVLPLNIVNEKIFVILWFWLIILAFVSTLSVLFRVLVLSLRPLRALMIAGQLRNVKKSTICRIVKRFSYGDWFILYLLGKNLNPIIYKDLIIELSKECEHKTVMI, encoded by the exons atgatTGATTTGTTCATGCCCTTTCGGGCGTTTTTGAAATTCGAGAACGTTTGTACGGACAACAATGTTTTCCAAATGCACTATAAGGTGACGGTGATAATGTTGCTCGTATTCACGCTTCTGGTGACTTCGAAGCAGTTCTTCGGAGAACCCATCCACTGCATGAACGACAACGAGAAGGATACCGACAGGGATGCCGTCAACAGCTACTGCTGGATCTACGGCACCTACTCTTTGAAAAGCCGATTCGTTG GTGTGGAAGGCAAGGACATGGCGTACCCTGGGGTTGGTCCAAACACAGGTGACAATGATGAGCAGATTAAACACACATACTACCAATGGGTATGCTTCGTACTTCTCGGACAATCGGTCATGTTCTACACTCCTCGATATCTTTGGAAGTTCTGGGAAGGAGGACGACTTAAGGCTTTGGCAGCTGATTTGa gtAGCCCAGTCACTAAGGATTGTACTGAGTTCCGACGCGGCGAGCTGGTCTCCTACTTGAGTTACCAACGTGACACTAACTTACATACCCACAACATGTATGCGCTGCGGTATGCCTTCTGTGAGATACTCAACCTTCTCAATgtg GTTGGCCAGATATTCTTACTAGACATATTCCTTGGAGGCGCATTCCGGAACTACGGCGCGGCAGTCGCGGCGTTCTCGCACACTCCTCGCCTTCCCGCCGACATGACCGACTTTGTGGCCGCCAACCCCATGGACCAGTTCTTCCCCAAACTCACGAAATGCTGGCTTCGAAGCTACGGACCTTCTGGCACTTTGCAGATGAAAGACCGCCTCTGCGTGCTTCCATTGAACATAGTCAACGAAAAGATCTTCGTAATCCTTTGGTTTTGGCTTATAATATTAGCTTTTGTTTCCACTTTGTCTGTTCTGTTTCGTGTGCTAGTGCTATCCCTTCGGCCCCTTCGCGCTTTAATGATTGCCGGTCAACTGAGGAACGTGAAGAAGAGCACAATATGTCGCATTGTAAAGCGGTTCAGTTACGGCGACTGGTTCATTCTATATTTGCTGGGCAAGAACTTGAACCCCATCATTTATAAGGATTTGATTATAGAACTGTCCAAAGAGTGTGAACATAAAACTGtcatgatttaa